In Leptospira perdikensis, the genomic window AGTAGAAACAATGGCAGAAGAGACAGACTACCTCGGTTACATGAATAAAGGCAATTATGCCATGGCACTCAATCTTTTGGATCAGGCCTTACTTCAAAATCCAGAAGATCCCGTTCTTTTGTACAATTTTGCTTTGTGTTGTTTTCAGACCAAAAACTTCAAAAAATCCATTCAGGTTTTGGATCGTATCCTCAGCGAATACCCGGGATTCATTGAACTCGATAATGTTTACCGTTTGAAAGTATTTGCTCTTGTGGAACTAAAGGATTGGGAAACAGCGGAGTCCATTATCAAAGAACGTTTGCAGGTCGCCGTGGATGATCCGAAACTGCTCTCTTTTTTGGCTCATGTTTATGAATACACTCATCGG contains:
- a CDS encoding tetratricopeptide repeat protein, whose translation is MAEETDYLGYMNKGNYAMALNLLDQALLQNPEDPVLLYNFALCCFQTKNFKKSIQVLDRILSEYPGFIELDNVYRLKVFALVELKDWETAESIIKERLQVAVDDPKLLSFLAHVYEYTHRLEEAIDIHRRILRHTPDYKNSLNSLGYLLALKKKTNTEERSEAIRSLKKALELDPNNPAYLDSFGYFLQTIGKPEEAWKAYRKALQKNPNHPVLLERLKNLKK